The region TTCCTGATTTTCATCTACATCAAGTTTAACAATCTGTACTTTATCTTCCATTTCACCATCAATTTCCTCGAGAACCGGAGCAATCATTTTGCATGGTCCGCACCAAGGAGCCCAAAAGTCGGCAAGTACGAGACCTTCTGCAGTCTCTTTGGTGAAATTTTGATCCGTTACATGAGCAATTGCCATTTCTATTCCTCCTCAATCTAACTGACTTCTGTAATGAGTATATCACCGTTAGTATATCCTAGCTAATAGTTTGCTTATTCCAAAAAAATTCGGTTGCTGACTTGGTCAGTTGAATACATTTATAACTTAATGGAAAATACAGACCCTGCCAATTAACAGCCGGGTCTGTTTGATATTTATTTCAATTTTTTTATTTCCTCAGTCAACATCGGAACGACATCGAAAATGTCACCCACAATACCGTAATCCGCTACATTAAAGATGTTAGCTTCCGGATCTTTATTGATTGCCACGATTACTTTGGAATTGGACATTCCGGCAAGATGCTGAATTGCGCCGGAAATACCGCATGCAATATATAAATCCGGTGTAACAACCTTACCAGTTTGACCGATTTGCAATGAATAATCACAGTATTCCGCGTCACAGGCACCTCGTGAGGCACCAACTGCTCCACCTAATACATCAGCAAGTTCCTGAAGCGGTTCAAAACCTTCCTCACTTTTGACGCCGCGTCCGCCTGCTACGATTACATTTGCTTCAGACAGGTCAACCCCTTCAGATGCTTTTCTGATAACATCTTTAATAACTGTACGGATATCAGCAATATCAACTTCCTTGGTTGAAATGTCACCTGAACGAGACTCATCCTTTTCTGGAGCAGCAATATTATTTGGCCGGATTGTTGCAAAAGTCAATCCGTTCGTGATTGTTTTCTTCTCAAATGCTTTACCGGAATAAATAGGTCTCGTAAAGACGACTTTGCCGCCATCACTTGAAATTTCTGTAGCATCTGAGATCAGCCCTGTCTCCAGCTTACTGGCCAGTTTAGGAGTTAGGTCCTTCCCGATTGACGTGTGTCCCATAATAATCCCATCGGGAGACTCATCATTTATCACAGCCATAACCGCCTGGCCAAATCCATCCGGAGTATATGTTTCGAGTTTATCATCTGCTACGGTTACGACACGGTCCGCACCATAATAAATCATTTCCTGGCCCTGTTCGTTTAAATCACCAGTTCCGCAGATAACCCCGACAATCTCCCCATCTGCACTAATGGATTTTGCCGCGGCAATTGCTTCAAATGTTACGTTACGTAGTGTATTTTCTCTCAATTCGCCTATAACTAGTATTTTATCACTCATGTCATTTCTCCTTTCCGTATTCAATGGTTACAGTACTTTTGATTCATCTTTGAGAAGGGATACCAATTCCTGAACCTGTTCATCCAGTTCACCTTCGAGCACTCTTCCTGCCTCTTTTTCCGGCGGCATAAATATGTCTTCTGTTTTTGTTTTTGCTTCCACATCATCTTCATCAAGATCCAAATCATCAATCTCAAGTTCTTCAAGCGGTTTTTTCTTCGCTTTCATAATTCCTGGCAGTGATGGATATCTTGGATCATTCAGCCCTTGCTGACATGTAACCAGTACCGGTAAGGAAGTTTCAATTTTTTCTACATCGCCTTCTACATCTTTATCCATTTTTACGGTATCCCCATCAATTTCCAAGGCAGTAATGGTTGTGACGGAAGGGATGCCAAGTAACTCGGCAAGACGTGGACCTACTTGACCACTTGCTTCATCAATCGCTACATTACCTGCTAAAATAAGGTCTGCTTCCTTATCCTCAAAATATGCTTCCAAAATTTTAGCAGTAGTGAATTGATCGCCATCTTCGAGATCATCTTCTGTATTAATCAATACAGCCTTATCAGCACCCATTGCCAAAGCAGTGCGTAACTGTTTTTCGGAATCTTCATCTCCTACCGTGACGACAGTAACTTCACCACCATGAGCATCCTTCTGCTTAATTGCCTCTTCAACCGCATACTCATCATATGGATTAATAATATATTCAGCACCATCATCTTCAATTTGCCCATTGGATACAGCAATTTTTTCTTCCGTATCAAATGTTTTTTTCAGCAATACATAAATATTCATATATGATTTCCTCCTTCTACTTATCTTTGAAATTAGGCTTGCGCTTTTCAATAAACGCTTGAACGCCTTCCTTTGCATCATTGGAACCAAAAATCTCGCCAAATGTTTTTGCTTCTTCCCGGACCCCATCAGCAAACTGTGAAGTCTTAGCATACGGAATCAACTGCATAACACTGTTAATCGTCGGCTTGCTTTTAGCCGCAATTACAGTTGCCAGTTTCATAGCTTTTTCATGGGCTTCTTCTTCCCCAACTGCATGATTGGCAAGACCCAATTGTGCAGCTTCTGTACCACTAATCGGTTGTCCACTCAAAATCATCTCATATGCTTTTGCAGAACCGACATATCTCGGCAGACGCTGCGTACCGGCAAATCCGGGAATGATACCTAATGTCAGTTCCGGGAGACCCAATTTTGCACTTTCCGTCACAATCCTGATATGACATGACATTGCAAGTTCAAGGCCGCCGCCTAATGCAGCACCATGAATGGCAGCAATAACTGGGATTGAAAAATTTTCGACACGATCAAATAATTTCTGACCGCGTTCCGACAGAAACTGGTAATCGCTTGCATTCTGCAGTGAAGTAAATTCTTTAATATCCGCACCAGCGGAGAAAAATTTGCCTTCCCCTTTAAGTAGTACCGCCTTGGCATTGTTATCGGTTTCAATTTCATCCAATTTTTCATCCAAATCCTTTAACAGGGTGCTGGACAATGCGTTTGCCGGCGGGCTTTGAATGGTCAATACTGCAACATTCTCATTTAATTCGTATGTCAGTGTCCCCAACTCAATCCTCCTCCTCTTCTTCTATTTATCGGAAAGGCCATGTGTTAGCAACCT is a window of Virgibacillus ihumii DNA encoding:
- the trxA gene encoding thioredoxin, producing MAIAHVTDQNFTKETAEGLVLADFWAPWCGPCKMIAPVLEEIDGEMEDKVQIVKLDVDENQETAGKYGVMSIPTLLLFKDGNVVDQVVGFQPKEALVDLINKHA
- a CDS encoding electron transfer flavoprotein subunit alpha/FixB family protein; amino-acid sequence: MSDKILVIGELRENTLRNVTFEAIAAAKSISADGEIVGVICGTGDLNEQGQEMIYYGADRVVTVADDKLETYTPDGFGQAVMAVINDESPDGIIMGHTSIGKDLTPKLASKLETGLISDATEISSDGGKVVFTRPIYSGKAFEKKTITNGLTFATIRPNNIAAPEKDESRSGDISTKEVDIADIRTVIKDVIRKASEGVDLSEANVIVAGGRGVKSEEGFEPLQELADVLGGAVGASRGACDAEYCDYSLQIGQTGKVVTPDLYIACGISGAIQHLAGMSNSKVIVAINKDPEANIFNVADYGIVGDIFDVVPMLTEEIKKLK
- a CDS encoding electron transfer flavoprotein subunit beta/FixA family protein, which encodes MNIYVLLKKTFDTEEKIAVSNGQIEDDGAEYIINPYDEYAVEEAIKQKDAHGGEVTVVTVGDEDSEKQLRTALAMGADKAVLINTEDDLEDGDQFTTAKILEAYFEDKEADLILAGNVAIDEASGQVGPRLAELLGIPSVTTITALEIDGDTVKMDKDVEGDVEKIETSLPVLVTCQQGLNDPRYPSLPGIMKAKKKPLEELEIDDLDLDEDDVEAKTKTEDIFMPPEKEAGRVLEGELDEQVQELVSLLKDESKVL
- a CDS encoding enoyl-CoA hydratase; translated protein: MGTLTYELNENVAVLTIQSPPANALSSTLLKDLDEKLDEIETDNNAKAVLLKGEGKFFSAGADIKEFTSLQNASDYQFLSERGQKLFDRVENFSIPVIAAIHGAALGGGLELAMSCHIRIVTESAKLGLPELTLGIIPGFAGTQRLPRYVGSAKAYEMILSGQPISGTEAAQLGLANHAVGEEEAHEKAMKLATVIAAKSKPTINSVMQLIPYAKTSQFADGVREEAKTFGEIFGSNDAKEGVQAFIEKRKPNFKDK